From Spirosoma aerolatum, one genomic window encodes:
- a CDS encoding porin family protein, whose amino-acid sequence MHKHILPLLLTCLLTAFLTTVHAQPRTRPTTPKLAPTPKPDLLVQRDGTQLEVLVIEITDKEIVYKRFNNPKGPIFRVQKTNFNYLKYGTNGEIEQFTKVAQPAPTPTQPVPTTVQPAPVPTTAPYKQNTPTPVSQARQTDIPQGVRFGFRGGIQSASFSFNPNYYSTSNFIGFQAGIMVDKPIGKSGRFRPQLLYSSKGTKLVNPTTNASLKFSVNYLEVPIDLLFKIPTSSGQLLLGGGLYSGYALSGKVGSENATIGNSQTDTFTPIDFGLRASAWYDLPSGLTLNVFYSFGLSNTNPTISVNEPTVKNRAFGLGIGYFLSR is encoded by the coding sequence ATGCACAAGCACATACTCCCCCTTTTGTTAACCTGTTTGCTGACTGCCTTCTTAACAACAGTTCATGCGCAGCCCCGTACACGCCCTACAACCCCAAAGCTAGCCCCTACGCCTAAGCCTGACTTACTCGTTCAGCGGGATGGCACACAACTGGAAGTGCTGGTCATCGAAATCACGGATAAAGAAATTGTTTATAAGCGATTCAACAACCCCAAAGGTCCTATCTTTCGAGTACAGAAAACCAATTTTAATTATCTAAAGTATGGGACTAACGGTGAAATAGAACAGTTTACAAAAGTAGCTCAGCCGGCACCAACGCCTACCCAGCCCGTACCGACGACCGTTCAGCCAGCGCCAGTACCCACAACGGCGCCATACAAACAAAACACCCCCACCCCTGTTTCGCAGGCACGGCAGACGGACATACCACAGGGTGTGCGTTTTGGATTCAGGGGCGGTATTCAGAGTGCATCATTTTCCTTTAACCCTAACTATTATTCTACCAGTAATTTTATTGGTTTTCAGGCAGGTATAATGGTCGATAAGCCTATCGGTAAAAGTGGACGATTTCGCCCCCAACTACTGTATTCAAGTAAAGGGACCAAACTGGTTAATCCCACTACGAACGCTAGTCTAAAATTCAGCGTCAACTACCTTGAAGTACCAATTGATCTATTATTCAAAATTCCGACTTCGAGCGGACAACTGCTGCTTGGTGGCGGGCTGTATTCTGGATATGCATTGAGTGGAAAGGTCGGATCTGAGAATGCCACAATAGGTAATTCTCAAACGGATACCTTTACTCCAATCGACTTCGGGCTTCGGGCTTCTGCCTGGTACGACCTACCTTCGGGCCTGACACTGAATGTGTTCTACAGCTTTGGGCTGTCCAATACCAATCCAACGATATCCGTAAATGAGCCTACTGTTAAAAACAGAGCTTTTGGCCTTGGAATAGGCTATTTTCTATCCAGATAA
- a CDS encoding glycoside hydrolase family protein, whose protein sequence is MKNYYWLFCLVWFVGSRLPEKVTPPVDAPTFPAQLVQFTPYTNNPLFSGTGQDTWDKNIRERGYILREGATYHLWYTGYRDGKNQTKYLGYATSTDGLHWTRYAENPIHTETWVEDMSVVKSGDTYYMFAEGKDDVAHLLTSTDRIQWQERGPLDIRYATGKPLSKGPFGTPAIWKEGNTWYLFYERNDEAVWLATSKDLAVWTNVQDEPVLTKGPELYDQYAVAMNQIIKYNGRYYGYYHASAYKDWHEWSINVAVSTDLIHWTKYPHNPIIGNNCSSGILVPDGGAYRLYTMHPDVKVFLPKK, encoded by the coding sequence ATGAAAAATTATTATTGGCTCTTTTGCCTGGTTTGGTTCGTTGGTTCCCGGCTGCCCGAAAAGGTAACGCCACCTGTTGACGCGCCAACGTTCCCGGCTCAACTTGTTCAGTTTACGCCCTATACAAATAACCCATTATTCAGCGGTACGGGGCAGGATACCTGGGACAAAAACATTCGCGAACGGGGATATATACTGCGTGAAGGAGCAACTTACCATCTGTGGTATACGGGTTATCGGGATGGCAAAAACCAGACAAAATATTTAGGCTATGCGACCTCGACCGATGGACTCCACTGGACGCGTTATGCCGAGAACCCAATTCATACGGAGACCTGGGTAGAGGATATGTCGGTCGTTAAATCGGGGGATACCTATTACATGTTTGCGGAGGGTAAGGATGATGTGGCCCATTTGCTGACCTCGACCGACCGGATTCAGTGGCAGGAGCGTGGTCCGCTCGATATTCGTTACGCAACTGGCAAACCATTGAGTAAAGGCCCGTTTGGAACGCCTGCCATCTGGAAAGAAGGGAATACCTGGTATCTGTTTTACGAACGAAACGATGAAGCTGTCTGGCTGGCAACCTCAAAAGACCTGGCTGTGTGGACGAATGTGCAGGATGAACCCGTATTAACGAAGGGGCCTGAACTCTACGACCAATATGCTGTAGCCATGAACCAGATTATCAAGTATAATGGCCGATATTATGGCTATTACCATGCATCGGCTTATAAAGACTGGCACGAATGGTCGATAAACGTAGCTGTCTCAACCGATCTGATTCACTGGACAAAATACCCGCACAATCCGATCATCGGCAACAACTGCTCCAGCGGTATCCTGGTCCCTGATGGTGGAGCGTATCGGCTCTACACCATGCATCCTGATGTGAAGGTTTTTTTGCCGAAAAAGTGA
- a CDS encoding PKD domain-containing protein has protein sequence MNLISTIKSVAVNHFRLIQKPVLLLVWLALPGITSVSCTKSADPPPSPNVSTPGKPPVISVMTSMTVETGQQTSIDASKSIDPDGDKLAYAWAIKTKPTSSTAVLTNAQSATAGFTADVAGAYVLSLTLTDGVWPAVFQDVSITATAPATRVINGSWTTTDGTSGGPDYTPRNKFYSFDVVSNNQPVSLTLTSSDINVGVSLYDPQGTRILDRGTGRTVILDKIVNAGTYSVMVYTSQRYDVGAFRLVGSGLSSGFTLRPSSRVQSTDVSFGSEGGGGGISNRPPFSPRNHYYTFEVTEDNAPIDINVVSANTSLWLYLSNSAGAEVAYTSGTQPAGIPRTMLTKLNKGTYGIYVGTGTRDATGKYTLEIFGKVQNLKQTLFDSAIQSDSYVGKNGSITYTLNVTEDNSVIDVSLRSPDIVGNIDLFDPKGTRLDYVTAANNYLYLIEKVNKGTHKLVVTPGIGTSGVGKYTLSVYGKFSDLKKQ, from the coding sequence ATGAACCTTATTAGCACCATCAAGTCCGTAGCCGTCAATCATTTCCGGCTGATTCAAAAGCCAGTACTACTCCTGGTATGGCTGGCTTTGCCAGGTATTACCTCAGTAAGCTGCACAAAAAGCGCCGACCCACCTCCCAGCCCTAACGTATCTACTCCTGGCAAACCACCTGTCATCAGCGTAATGACCTCCATGACCGTAGAAACAGGGCAACAAACGTCCATCGATGCCAGCAAATCCATCGATCCTGATGGAGATAAGCTAGCTTACGCCTGGGCTATTAAGACGAAGCCGACCAGTAGCACCGCCGTACTGACCAACGCGCAGTCAGCCACTGCCGGGTTTACTGCCGACGTTGCTGGCGCTTATGTCTTAAGCCTAACCCTCACAGATGGGGTATGGCCTGCTGTGTTCCAGGATGTGTCCATCACAGCTACTGCACCAGCCACCCGAGTTATCAACGGAAGCTGGACAACTACCGACGGCACCAGTGGCGGCCCTGACTATACTCCTCGCAATAAGTTCTATTCATTTGATGTAGTCTCGAACAATCAACCGGTTTCACTGACGCTTACCTCCTCCGATATTAATGTTGGAGTCAGTCTTTATGACCCACAAGGCACCCGAATCCTTGACCGGGGCACGGGTCGTACGGTCATACTGGACAAGATCGTCAATGCTGGCACTTACAGCGTCATGGTCTATACCAGCCAACGGTACGATGTAGGGGCCTTCCGGCTGGTAGGGAGCGGCCTCTCATCTGGTTTTACGCTGCGCCCATCTAGCCGTGTCCAGTCGACCGATGTTAGTTTTGGTTCAGAAGGTGGAGGTGGAGGAATCAGCAATCGTCCTCCGTTTTCGCCCCGAAATCATTATTACACATTTGAGGTAACCGAAGATAACGCCCCCATTGATATTAATGTGGTCTCAGCGAACACCAGTTTGTGGCTGTATTTAAGTAACTCTGCTGGCGCTGAGGTTGCTTATACGTCGGGGACGCAACCTGCCGGTATACCACGCACTATGCTTACGAAGCTCAATAAAGGCACATACGGAATCTATGTTGGAACCGGTACTCGCGACGCAACAGGCAAGTATACCCTGGAAATTTTCGGGAAGGTGCAAAATCTAAAACAAACCTTATTCGACTCGGCTATCCAATCAGACAGCTATGTTGGCAAAAATGGATCGATCACCTACACGCTGAATGTGACGGAAGACAATTCGGTCATTGATGTCTCACTGCGTTCACCCGATATTGTCGGCAATATAGACCTCTTCGATCCAAAGGGAACACGGCTGGACTATGTTACGGCTGCCAACAACTATCTCTATCTGATTGAGAAGGTGAATAAAGGAACGCATAAACTGGTAGTCACGCCAGGTATTGGCACTAGTGGTGTTGGTAAGTATACACTATCTGTGTATGGCAAATTCAGTGACTTGAAAAAACAATAG
- a CDS encoding caspase family protein yields MKWFISITLFYFLILCFYTHAQNPELVVPVGHTGSITSVAFSPNGKYAISGSNDKTICLWEVETGRELHRFEGHTDDVQSVAFSPNGRYIASGGSLKDKSIILWDVTTGREIDRLRDDKARTRKELHRYLEKGDYLGGGPMSYVSSLAFSQDGNYLLSGSWDNSLRLWKVSNGKLIRKFMGHGGGRSKINSVALSPDGQYALSGAGCSNSDCGTNDDNTIRLWNLADGKEIRRFEGHTAGINSVMFSPDGQQILSGSVDKTIRLWDTNSGREIHQFKGHTYSVNSVAFSSDSKYIISSSNHDQTIRLWDVTSGQGIRQFWGNVYSIAFSPDGSHILSGSSNDLKLWDTKTGLVTQRFHQNPTEKKPHFALAPNGDYFILCSYLEPLQRWSFINSQDFRCLGFDDELRWITGVALSPNEKYILSKRTWNNTFRLHDATTGKVIHRFSVGNSDFSISTIGFSPDNRYVFSGEGIVTSGGYLQQWDLVSAKLIRELKGHKGRVNSITFSSDSLYAISTGWDQTIRLWDIRSGQQLHSFIGHTGSVESAVFSPDNKYIVSGSWDKTVRLWDAVSEQKIYTFEGHTGTVNSVGFSPDGQYIVSGSDDNQIIVWNIKTKEKKIFKGHTNKVTQVSFLHNGQKILSSSFDNTIKAWDTNSGKELATLITVDSTDWVVTTPSGLFDASPGAMKLMHYVVNHPSDQNKPWKVIELEQLKQRYYQPGLLPILMGFRNEPLRQVPAFENVSLPPDVTLSIRNDKLLVQLTNRTNGIGPVAVFINGAEIVEDLRKNPKDDTQQKTLSLELSLTSFSNHFYTNAPNVIRVVAKNGEGWLRSQPVEITYQPTITTRGGEPEKAVSPAPAPTKTPRLRAVVVGTSTIGLRFAHSDAEQIANGLRLAANELFSSANVSVQVLTTKPGGPAQTSKAAVVKTLIEAQQTRAEDIFVLHVSGHAVNYGGQDGDLYFLMAGATSADVSYLNDPAIRQQYALSSQELIEYLKKIPAKKKVLILDVCSAGKGAENLLLAARDVPGSQIRALDRLQERMGLYVLAGSAADASSYEANVYGQGLVTYALLQGMKGAALRQDGSEFLDVEKWLSYAVEQVPLLAKGVGGIQQPFYRRVSPSATAHQGRTTEGSFDIGKVTQSVKAEIHIAEPKPILLVKSFQEDSQFDDVLDLKNKVESALNDLIATRGSDAPVLTMDAKDYPGAYTISGRYTLKGENVTVTCKVFRASESVGEFVVTGTKSKLPDLAQLVLTKAQGLVKP; encoded by the coding sequence ATGAAATGGTTTATATCAATTACCCTGTTTTACTTTCTGATTTTATGTTTTTATACCCATGCACAAAATCCGGAATTAGTTGTGCCGGTTGGGCATACAGGCAGTATTACATCCGTGGCTTTTTCGCCAAATGGGAAATACGCGATATCGGGATCGAACGATAAAACGATATGTTTATGGGAAGTTGAGACAGGACGTGAACTGCATCGATTTGAGGGCCACACAGATGATGTACAATCAGTTGCGTTCTCACCTAATGGACGCTACATCGCTTCTGGCGGAAGCCTTAAGGATAAAAGCATCATCCTGTGGGATGTAACCACCGGCCGAGAAATAGATCGGCTTAGAGACGACAAAGCAAGAACTCGCAAAGAACTCCATCGTTACCTTGAAAAAGGAGACTATTTAGGAGGTGGGCCTATGAGTTACGTTTCATCGTTAGCGTTCTCCCAAGATGGAAACTATCTCTTATCAGGCTCCTGGGACAATTCATTACGCTTGTGGAAAGTTAGTAATGGCAAGCTAATCCGTAAATTTATGGGCCATGGGGGAGGGCGGTCCAAAATCAATTCTGTTGCTTTATCGCCAGATGGTCAGTATGCCCTTTCGGGAGCAGGATGTAGCAATTCAGACTGCGGAACCAACGACGACAATACGATACGGTTATGGAATTTAGCTGATGGTAAAGAAATTCGTCGGTTTGAAGGGCATACTGCCGGAATCAACTCGGTCATGTTCTCACCTGATGGCCAACAGATTCTTTCAGGCTCTGTTGATAAAACTATACGGTTGTGGGATACAAATAGCGGCCGTGAAATCCACCAATTTAAGGGACATACATATTCCGTAAACTCCGTTGCCTTTTCCTCAGATAGTAAATATATAATCTCTTCAAGCAATCACGACCAGACTATACGGTTATGGGACGTAACTAGTGGGCAAGGAATCCGCCAATTCTGGGGTAATGTGTATTCGATTGCTTTTTCGCCAGATGGCAGCCACATACTTTCAGGCTCGTCTAATGATTTAAAATTATGGGATACTAAAACAGGTCTAGTCACCCAACGTTTTCATCAAAATCCAACTGAAAAAAAGCCCCATTTTGCTTTAGCGCCTAATGGCGACTACTTTATATTATGTTCTTATCTTGAACCTCTGCAACGATGGAGCTTTATCAATAGCCAGGATTTTCGCTGTTTAGGATTTGATGATGAACTAAGATGGATAACTGGAGTCGCTTTGTCGCCTAATGAGAAGTATATTTTATCCAAAAGAACATGGAATAACACGTTCAGGCTCCACGATGCTACGACAGGTAAAGTAATTCATAGATTTTCAGTAGGCAACAGTGACTTCAGTATCAGCACTATTGGTTTTTCTCCAGACAATCGTTATGTTTTTTCGGGGGAGGGAATTGTTACATCTGGAGGTTATTTGCAGCAATGGGATCTGGTAAGCGCCAAACTAATCCGTGAGCTTAAAGGGCATAAAGGCAGGGTCAATTCTATTACCTTTTCATCGGATAGTTTATATGCTATCTCAACGGGATGGGACCAGACCATACGGTTATGGGACATACGTAGTGGCCAACAACTACACTCATTTATAGGGCATACTGGTAGCGTTGAGTCTGCGGTTTTTTCACCCGATAACAAGTACATCGTTTCTGGCTCATGGGACAAGACTGTTCGATTATGGGACGCAGTCAGCGAGCAGAAAATTTATACATTTGAAGGGCATACCGGAACCGTCAACTCGGTCGGATTTTCGCCTGATGGTCAGTATATTGTTTCAGGCTCTGATGACAATCAGATTATTGTGTGGAATATTAAGACAAAAGAAAAAAAAATATTCAAAGGACATACCAATAAGGTTACGCAAGTCAGCTTCTTACATAATGGACAAAAAATACTTTCAAGCTCATTTGACAATACGATAAAAGCCTGGGATACTAATAGTGGTAAAGAACTTGCTACACTTATCACCGTTGACTCTACTGATTGGGTCGTAACTACCCCTTCTGGCCTGTTCGATGCCTCACCAGGAGCCATGAAACTCATGCACTACGTGGTCAACCATCCATCCGATCAAAATAAGCCATGGAAAGTCATCGAACTTGAGCAACTCAAACAACGCTACTACCAGCCCGGCCTACTACCCATTTTGATGGGATTCAGAAATGAACCACTGCGACAGGTACCCGCCTTTGAGAACGTTTCCTTACCCCCTGATGTAACGCTTTCTATACGCAACGACAAACTCCTGGTTCAACTCACCAACCGAACTAATGGCATTGGACCTGTAGCCGTTTTTATTAACGGGGCGGAAATCGTCGAGGATTTGCGTAAAAACCCCAAAGATGATACCCAGCAGAAAACCCTCTCCCTGGAGTTGTCACTCACCTCGTTCTCCAATCATTTCTATACCAATGCGCCTAACGTCATCCGGGTGGTGGCCAAAAATGGTGAGGGATGGCTCCGCAGCCAGCCTGTAGAAATCACCTATCAGCCAACCATTACTACCCGTGGCGGTGAACCAGAGAAAGCCGTCTCGCCTGCCCCTGCCCCTACTAAAACCCCACGATTGCGGGCCGTTGTGGTCGGAACCTCCACCATTGGCCTGCGTTTTGCCCATTCCGATGCCGAACAGATTGCCAACGGGCTAAGGCTAGCCGCCAATGAACTGTTCAGTTCAGCCAATGTCAGTGTACAGGTACTTACGACCAAACCTGGTGGTCCTGCACAAACCTCCAAAGCCGCTGTTGTCAAAACACTGATAGAAGCCCAGCAAACTCGAGCCGAAGACATCTTCGTCTTGCATGTTTCGGGGCATGCTGTCAATTACGGTGGCCAGGATGGCGATTTGTATTTCCTTATGGCGGGAGCCACCTCAGCTGATGTTAGCTACCTCAATGACCCCGCCATTCGCCAGCAGTATGCCCTCTCGAGTCAGGAACTGATTGAGTACCTCAAAAAAATACCCGCCAAGAAAAAAGTGCTGATTCTGGATGTGTGTTCGGCAGGGAAAGGAGCGGAGAACCTTCTCCTGGCGGCCCGCGACGTACCCGGCAGTCAGATTCGAGCCCTGGATCGATTACAGGAGCGGATGGGCCTCTACGTGCTGGCGGGTTCGGCTGCCGATGCGTCAAGTTACGAGGCTAACGTATATGGACAAGGATTAGTCACTTATGCCCTCCTCCAAGGCATGAAAGGTGCAGCGCTGCGCCAGGATGGCAGTGAATTTCTGGATGTAGAGAAGTGGCTTAGCTATGCCGTCGAGCAGGTTCCCCTGCTGGCCAAAGGTGTGGGAGGCATTCAACAGCCGTTCTACCGAAGGGTTAGTCCGTCAGCAACTGCTCATCAGGGGCGAACGACAGAAGGTAGTTTCGACATTGGCAAAGTTACCCAATCGGTGAAAGCAGAAATTCATATCGCTGAGCCCAAGCCGATCCTGCTGGTTAAAAGTTTCCAGGAGGATAGCCAGTTCGACGATGTCCTTGACCTGAAAAACAAGGTTGAAAGTGCGCTAAATGACCTCATAGCCACGCGAGGAAGCGATGCACCCGTACTGACGATGGACGCCAAAGATTATCCCGGCGCTTATACAATCAGTGGCCGGTACACCCTGAAGGGTGAGAATGTGACGGTGACATGTAAGGTATTCCGAGCCTCGGAGTCAGTGGGCGAGTTTGTCGTAACAGGAACCAAAAGCAAACTGCCTGACCTGGCTCAGTTGGTATTGACCAAAGCACAGGGCCTGGTGAAGCCCTAA
- a CDS encoding AraC family transcriptional regulator, whose amino-acid sequence MHKIILLIDFAEDYSRSLLKGVSKYAREHGPWVFCQMPLFHRETLGVDGILNWAKEWGADGIIGQLYNESSVEKIVQAGIPVIAQDFKERFTEIPNITGAHRATGAMAADYFLRKGFRNFAYYGFKHIVWSRERAEGFDERVSRAGCSVQYFEHEEYSSSDLWYYKPSSLSKWLKSLPKPIAILCCDDRMGQHITETCRHSRIRIPEEVAVLGVDNDEMLCELSDPPLSSIMQDAEKGGYDAAHLLDQLIRKEINTFYDIIVEPTQIITRQSTDIYSTADEYIALSLKYIHQNIDKNLQVDEVVKQVPLSRRSLEMRFLQVVGYPIYKYIQNLRIEKFSKKLLETDQAVFEIAMDLGLNDSKNIARQFKQVKGVTPLEYRHKYLAGK is encoded by the coding sequence ATGCACAAGATCATTCTACTCATCGACTTTGCAGAGGATTACAGCCGAAGTCTGTTGAAAGGCGTATCCAAATATGCTCGGGAGCATGGACCCTGGGTGTTTTGCCAGATGCCCCTGTTTCATCGCGAAACCCTGGGCGTAGATGGGATTCTAAACTGGGCAAAGGAGTGGGGGGCCGATGGCATCATTGGCCAGCTCTATAACGAAAGCAGTGTAGAAAAGATCGTTCAGGCGGGTATCCCGGTTATTGCGCAGGATTTTAAAGAGCGATTCACGGAGATTCCGAATATTACGGGTGCGCATCGGGCAACGGGTGCTATGGCTGCTGATTATTTCCTTCGCAAAGGGTTTCGGAATTTTGCGTACTATGGCTTCAAGCACATTGTCTGGTCGCGCGAACGGGCCGAAGGATTCGATGAGCGGGTATCGCGGGCCGGGTGCTCGGTGCAGTATTTTGAGCATGAAGAGTATAGTTCAAGCGATTTGTGGTATTATAAACCCAGTTCGCTGAGCAAATGGCTGAAATCGCTTCCCAAGCCCATCGCCATCCTGTGCTGCGACGACCGGATGGGGCAGCACATCACAGAAACCTGTCGGCATTCGCGCATTCGTATTCCCGAAGAGGTAGCCGTACTGGGCGTCGATAATGATGAAATGCTTTGCGAGCTATCCGATCCCCCCCTCTCAAGTATTATGCAGGATGCCGAGAAAGGCGGGTACGACGCAGCTCATTTACTCGATCAACTGATTCGGAAGGAAATAAACACCTTTTACGACATCATCGTAGAGCCTACGCAGATTATCACGCGCCAGTCGACGGATATTTATTCGACTGCTGATGAATACATTGCGTTGTCGCTTAAATACATTCACCAGAATATCGACAAAAACTTACAGGTCGATGAGGTGGTGAAGCAGGTGCCCTTATCCCGGCGATCGCTGGAGATGCGCTTTCTTCAGGTTGTAGGCTATCCAATTTACAAATACATCCAGAATCTGCGTATTGAGAAATTCTCGAAAAAGTTACTGGAAACCGATCAGGCTGTTTTTGAAATAGCCATGGATCTGGGGCTTAACGACTCGAAAAATATTGCCCGTCAATTCAAGCAGGTAAAAGGCGTTACCCCACTCGAATATCGCCATAAATACCTGGCAGGTAAATAG
- a CDS encoding sugar MFS transporter, which produces MKRNTLLVILVLVIFFVISFLTNILGPIIPDLVDSFQLSIGLAGFLPFAFFVAYGVSIPAGILVERYREKTMLIGAFMLAFLGSLLFALVPQFTVALGSLFAIGVGMAVLQVAINPLLRVAGGEEHFAFNSVLAQLFSGAASFLSPLLYSYFVQTIHKGGNGAFWIQWLDKLVPTGVEWVSLYWVFALTTLLMIGVVALVRFPKVELKDDEKVEVGGTLTALLRDRTVLLYFAGIFAYVGTEQGISNWISKFLQLYHGVDPATVGAQAVAYFWGLMTIGCVLGLILLKVADSRNVLRLFTLGAILSLLIGLFGPKEWALIALPGTGFFASVMWSIIFSLALNSVPEHHGTFSGILCTGIVGGALVPLIIGGLAEWLGLRLAMLVMLLTLGYIFSIGIWAKPLINNATIKRKSERMKE; this is translated from the coding sequence TTTCAGCTAAGTATAGGTTTGGCCGGGTTCCTGCCCTTTGCATTTTTTGTTGCCTATGGGGTGTCGATACCGGCGGGTATACTGGTTGAAAGGTATCGCGAAAAAACAATGCTGATCGGGGCGTTTATGCTGGCGTTTCTGGGATCGTTGCTGTTTGCGTTAGTTCCGCAATTTACGGTAGCACTGGGTTCGCTGTTTGCCATTGGTGTAGGGATGGCGGTGCTTCAGGTGGCCATTAATCCACTGCTTCGTGTGGCTGGTGGCGAAGAACATTTTGCGTTCAATTCGGTACTGGCTCAACTATTTTCGGGGGCGGCTTCATTCCTGAGCCCATTGTTGTACAGCTATTTCGTACAGACCATTCACAAGGGGGGGAATGGTGCATTCTGGATTCAATGGCTGGATAAACTAGTGCCGACGGGTGTGGAATGGGTATCGCTTTACTGGGTATTTGCCCTGACTACACTGCTTATGATTGGGGTTGTGGCACTAGTTCGATTTCCGAAAGTGGAGCTGAAAGACGATGAAAAAGTGGAAGTGGGGGGAACCCTCACAGCTTTGCTTCGGGACCGAACAGTACTGTTGTACTTCGCCGGAATTTTTGCCTATGTGGGCACCGAGCAGGGAATTTCTAATTGGATATCCAAATTTCTTCAACTGTATCATGGTGTTGATCCGGCAACTGTAGGAGCGCAGGCTGTCGCTTATTTCTGGGGGCTAATGACGATTGGTTGTGTGCTGGGGCTGATTTTACTCAAAGTGGCCGACAGCCGGAACGTGTTGCGCTTATTTACACTGGGGGCCATCCTTTCGTTATTGATTGGCCTGTTTGGCCCCAAAGAGTGGGCATTGATTGCCTTGCCGGGTACGGGTTTCTTTGCGTCGGTCATGTGGTCTATTATTTTTTCACTGGCGCTTAATTCTGTACCGGAGCATCATGGCACTTTTTCTGGTATCTTGTGTACGGGAATTGTTGGGGGTGCCCTGGTACCACTCATCATCGGTGGGTTGGCCGAATGGTTGGGTTTACGGCTGGCCATGCTGGTCATGCTACTAACCCTGGGTTATATTTTCAGCATCGGTATCTGGGCAAAACCCCTGATCAATAATGCAACCATAAAGCGAAAGAGCGAAAGAATGAAAGAGTGA